One window of the Streptomyces sp. NBC_00259 genome contains the following:
- a CDS encoding bifunctional cytochrome P450/NADPH--P450 reductase codes for MTTQSKHDLRPIRSPRGVPFLGHTPQIPSTNPVEYFGELSKQFPEGLYGMEIAGIEQVFVWDPDLVAEVCDETRFYKQIEKTPLTHVRDFTGAGLFTAHQHEEEWGTAHRILLPAFSQRAMKAYYGQMLEIAQNLVGKWERKEGQPVNITDDYTRLTLDTIALSGFGYRFDSFAKEDLHPFLNALLEALVESLRRSQELPMMTKLRKADDKKYRENIQLMRNLVESVIKERREGKGTGEDEDLLGLMLEATDPETGKGLDDDNVRDQVVTFLIAGHETTSGLLSFATYSLMRNPHILAQAYAEVDRLLPGDTVPDYDTIMQMDVIPRILEETLRLWAPIPMIGKSPLEDTVIGGRYELKRGARVNILEGPLHTHPKAWDRPEEFDINRWLPENRVNHHPHAYKPFGNGVRACIGRQFALTEARLALALVLQKFKFSDTTDYKMDVKEALTRKPGGFELNVRSRQEHERTVFGAADLQTNDTQQQTAVSGVGVNLTVAYGSSLGSSEDLARTIADRGERSGFGTTLVGLDELGDSLPTEGLLVVVASSYNGKAPDNAQRFDDLLAAGLPEGSLSNVRFALLGAGNTQWVATYQAFPKRIEEGLLAAGATPVIERGIADAAGDFDGMATRWMDTLWTTLAEEYAADTSEASGPRFEVQMLTEADVRPAIVSEQAYPLTVIANEELVADATGLWDFSIEPPRPAAKSITIELPEGVTYDTGNHLAVFAKNEPALVDRALAGLDVERDQVLRLDQPAGGRTHLPVGTPVTAGLLFTEFLELQDVATRSQIQTLAEHTQCPWTRPQLQAYTADTEEAEKRYQEEILNKRVSVLGLLERFPAVELPLAVFLDMMGPIRPRFYSISSAPLANPRHVRLTVGLLEGPALSGDGQYRGTCSSYIAGLEPGDVFYGYVRVPSPTFAPPADPATPLILIGPGTGIAPLRGFLEERAWQHANGTEVGLSEVFVGCRHPEHDYFYRQEMQDWEQAGIAQVHTAYSAVTGHPARFVQDAIAGAADTVWQAIQDGAYIYVCGDGRRMAPAVREALAAIYRKHTDSDDETAQQWLAQLEADERYQQDVFA; via the coding sequence ATGACCACCCAGTCCAAGCACGACCTGCGACCCATCCGGTCTCCGCGCGGGGTCCCGTTCCTCGGCCACACGCCGCAGATCCCCAGCACCAACCCCGTGGAGTACTTCGGCGAGCTGTCCAAGCAGTTCCCCGAGGGGCTCTACGGCATGGAGATCGCCGGCATCGAGCAGGTCTTCGTCTGGGACCCGGACCTGGTGGCCGAGGTCTGCGACGAGACGCGGTTCTACAAGCAGATCGAGAAGACGCCGCTGACCCATGTCCGGGACTTCACGGGTGCGGGCCTGTTCACGGCCCACCAGCACGAGGAGGAATGGGGCACGGCGCACCGGATCCTCCTGCCGGCGTTCAGCCAGCGGGCCATGAAGGCCTACTACGGGCAGATGCTGGAGATCGCGCAGAACCTGGTGGGCAAGTGGGAGCGCAAGGAGGGGCAGCCGGTCAACATCACCGACGACTACACCCGGCTCACCCTGGACACCATCGCCCTGTCGGGGTTCGGCTACCGGTTCGACTCCTTCGCCAAGGAGGATCTGCACCCCTTCCTCAACGCGCTGCTGGAGGCGCTGGTGGAGTCACTGCGGCGCTCGCAGGAGCTGCCGATGATGACCAAGCTCCGCAAGGCCGACGACAAGAAGTACCGCGAGAACATCCAGCTGATGCGGAACCTGGTCGAGAGTGTGATCAAGGAGCGCCGCGAGGGGAAGGGCACGGGTGAGGACGAGGACCTGCTGGGTCTGATGCTGGAGGCCACCGACCCGGAGACCGGAAAGGGGCTGGACGACGACAACGTCCGTGACCAGGTGGTGACGTTCCTGATCGCCGGTCACGAGACCACCAGTGGTCTGCTGTCGTTCGCCACGTACTCGCTGATGCGCAACCCGCACATCCTGGCCCAGGCCTACGCCGAGGTGGACCGGCTGCTGCCGGGCGACACGGTCCCGGACTACGACACGATCATGCAGATGGACGTGATCCCGCGGATCCTGGAGGAGACCCTCCGCCTGTGGGCTCCCATCCCGATGATTGGCAAGTCCCCGCTGGAGGACACCGTCATCGGCGGCCGCTACGAGCTGAAAAGGGGAGCAAGGGTCAACATCCTCGAAGGTCCGCTGCACACCCACCCCAAGGCGTGGGACCGGCCGGAGGAGTTCGACATCAACCGGTGGCTGCCGGAGAACCGGGTCAACCACCACCCGCACGCCTACAAGCCGTTCGGCAACGGCGTTCGTGCCTGCATCGGTAGGCAGTTCGCGCTCACCGAGGCTCGCCTGGCCCTCGCGCTGGTGCTGCAGAAGTTCAAGTTCTCCGACACGACCGACTACAAGATGGACGTCAAAGAGGCGCTGACGCGCAAGCCCGGAGGCTTCGAACTGAACGTGCGGTCCCGCCAGGAGCACGAGCGCACCGTCTTCGGCGCCGCGGACCTGCAGACCAACGACACGCAGCAGCAGACCGCGGTCAGCGGTGTCGGGGTGAACCTGACCGTCGCCTACGGCTCCAGCCTGGGCAGCAGCGAGGACCTCGCGCGCACCATCGCCGACCGCGGTGAGCGCTCCGGGTTCGGCACCACCTTGGTCGGCCTGGACGAGCTGGGCGACAGCCTGCCCACCGAGGGCCTGCTCGTGGTCGTGGCCTCCAGCTACAACGGCAAGGCCCCTGACAACGCTCAGCGTTTCGACGACCTGCTCGCCGCCGGACTCCCGGAAGGTTCGCTGTCCAACGTGCGGTTCGCGCTGCTGGGCGCCGGCAACACCCAGTGGGTGGCCACCTACCAGGCCTTTCCCAAGCGGATCGAGGAAGGCCTGCTGGCCGCCGGCGCCACCCCCGTCATCGAGCGCGGCATCGCGGATGCCGCCGGTGACTTCGACGGCATGGCCACCCGCTGGATGGACACCCTGTGGACCACCCTGGCTGAGGAATACGCCGCCGACACCTCTGAGGCGAGCGGACCGCGCTTCGAGGTGCAGATGCTCACCGAGGCCGACGTGCGCCCGGCGATCGTCTCCGAGCAGGCCTACCCGCTGACCGTGATCGCCAACGAGGAACTCGTGGCCGACGCCACCGGCCTGTGGGACTTCAGCATTGAGCCGCCGCGCCCGGCCGCGAAGTCCATCACCATCGAGCTCCCCGAGGGTGTCACCTACGACACCGGCAACCACCTGGCCGTCTTCGCCAAGAACGAGCCGGCCCTGGTCGACCGTGCCCTGGCGGGGCTCGACGTGGAGCGGGACCAGGTGCTGCGGCTGGACCAGCCCGCCGGCGGCCGGACGCACCTGCCGGTGGGCACGCCCGTCACCGCAGGGCTGCTGTTCACCGAGTTCCTGGAGCTGCAGGACGTGGCCACCCGCTCCCAGATACAGACGCTGGCCGAGCACACCCAGTGCCCGTGGACCCGGCCGCAACTGCAGGCGTACACGGCCGACACCGAGGAGGCCGAGAAGCGCTACCAGGAAGAGATCCTGAACAAGCGTGTCTCGGTGCTGGGTCTGCTGGAGCGTTTCCCGGCGGTCGAGCTGCCGCTGGCGGTGTTCCTGGACATGATGGGCCCGATCCGTCCCCGCTTCTACTCCATCTCCTCAGCCCCGCTGGCCAACCCGCGCCACGTGCGCCTGACCGTGGGTCTACTGGAAGGCCCGGCTCTGTCCGGCGACGGACAGTACCGCGGCACCTGCTCGTCCTACATCGCAGGCCTGGAGCCGGGAGATGTCTTCTACGGCTACGTGCGCGTGCCCTCCCCGACCTTCGCGCCGCCGGCCGACCCCGCCACGCCGCTGATCCTCATCGGTCCGGGCACCGGCATCGCGCCGCTGCGCGGGTTCCTGGAGGAGCGGGCCTGGCAGCACGCGAACGGCACCGAGGTGGGCCTGTCCGAGGTCTTCGTCGGCTGCCGTCACCCGGAGCACGACTACTTCTACCGCCAGGAGATGCAGGACTGGGAGCAGGCCGGGATCGCCCAGGTGCACACCGCCTACTCCGCGGTGACCGGCCACCCGGCCCGGTTCGTCCAGGACGCCATTGCAGGCGCCGCCGACACCGTGTGGCAGGCCATCCAGGACGGCGCGTACATCTACGTCTGCGGTGACGGCCGCCGCATGGCACCCGCCGTGCGCGAGGCGCTCGCCGCCATCTACCGCAAGCACACCGACAGCGACGACGAGACCGCCCAGCAGTGGCTCGCCCAGCTCGAAGCGGACGAGCGCTACCAGCAGGACGTCTTCGCCTGA
- a CDS encoding zinc-binding dehydrogenase, with product MDTMLAGRFHLDSKKFAVEEVPVPVPGPGEVLIEVKAAGVCLSDVHLIDGSLVPLFATSDTVTVGHEVSGVIHTLGPDLKRGLTVGTRVTLEAGKTCGQCANCVRRRPCTQMLTAGIDYDGGWAQYTLAREDTLIPIPDNLPFDQAAIIPDAVSTPYAAVVATAGVRPAQSVGIWGVGGVGAHNVRLARLVGAAPIIAVDPLPSARERALAFGADFALDPAADDFADQVRAATSGRGLDFAFDCAGVPAVREQAAAVLGLNGVLILVGISPRPITISEGLTFNYLGKQVRGHYGGTPESVTELVRLAEVGRLDLAPSITDHIPLAEAADAVNRLENKIGDPIRLILVP from the coding sequence ATGGACACCATGCTCGCCGGACGCTTCCACCTGGACAGCAAGAAGTTCGCCGTGGAGGAGGTCCCCGTCCCCGTGCCCGGCCCGGGCGAAGTCCTCATCGAGGTGAAGGCCGCAGGCGTCTGTCTCTCCGACGTCCATCTCATCGACGGCTCCCTCGTCCCGCTGTTCGCCACCTCCGACACGGTCACCGTCGGCCACGAGGTCTCCGGTGTGATTCACACCCTTGGCCCCGACCTCAAGCGCGGCCTGACCGTCGGTACCCGCGTCACCCTGGAGGCCGGCAAGACCTGCGGCCAGTGCGCCAACTGCGTGCGCCGCCGCCCCTGCACCCAGATGCTTACCGCAGGCATCGACTATGACGGCGGCTGGGCCCAGTACACCCTCGCCCGCGAGGACACACTCATCCCCATCCCCGACAACCTCCCCTTCGACCAGGCCGCGATCATCCCCGACGCGGTCTCCACCCCCTATGCCGCCGTCGTCGCCACCGCGGGGGTACGTCCCGCCCAGTCCGTCGGCATCTGGGGCGTGGGCGGAGTAGGCGCCCACAACGTACGCCTCGCCCGCCTGGTCGGCGCCGCGCCGATCATCGCCGTCGACCCGCTGCCCAGCGCCCGGGAGCGTGCCCTGGCCTTCGGCGCGGACTTCGCCCTGGACCCGGCCGCCGACGACTTCGCCGACCAGGTCCGTGCGGCCACCAGCGGACGGGGCCTGGACTTCGCCTTCGACTGCGCCGGCGTGCCGGCGGTCCGTGAGCAGGCTGCCGCCGTGCTCGGCCTGAACGGAGTCCTCATCCTGGTCGGCATCAGCCCCAGGCCGATCACCATCAGCGAGGGCCTGACCTTCAACTACCTGGGTAAGCAGGTGCGCGGCCACTACGGCGGCACCCCCGAGTCCGTCACCGAGTTGGTCCGGCTGGCCGAGGTCGGCCGTCTCGACCTGGCCCCCTCTATCACCGACCACATCCCGCTTGCCGAGGCCGCCGACGCAGTCAACCGGCTGGAGAACAAGATCGGCGACCCGATCCGCCTCATCCTCGTCCCCTGA